A window of Streptomyces sp. Je 1-332 genomic DNA:
CTATCGACCGTGCGGTGGGTCGGCCGGGCAGACGGACGGGACCAGCACCGCCCTGCAGGACCTCGCGGCCGATGCCCTCGCCTGGAACGAGGGACCCGGTCACGACGCGCAGGCCGAGGGCTGCCCACTGGTCGACGTGGATGTGACCGACCCGGGCGCACATGCGCTCTGGCCACGCTGGGCGCCGCGTGCCACGGCGCTGCGCTACGGCCGGGTGACGGCACTGCCACTGGCCGCTCACGGCAGCCCGGTCGGCGCACTCGTGCTGCTCGGCGCGCCGGGCAGTGCTCCGGCGGACGAGCAGCTGCTGGCCTGTGTCCATTCCCTGGCGAGCATCACCGCGCACGCGCTGTCGCTGCAACAGAAGACCTTGGAGAGCCGCGCCCAGGCCGCCCAGCTCCAGGGCGCGTTGACCAGCCGGGTCTTGATCGAGCAGGCCAAGGGCGCCCTTGCCGCGCGGCATGGTCTCACCACGGAGGAAGCGTTTCAGCTCTTGCGGCAGTACGCCCGCTCTCATCGACGCAAGGCCGCCGAGGTCGCCCGTGACGTCATCGACGGACGCATCGACCTGTCAGGCCAGGCGGACACGGAGTGGAGCGAGTAACACCCATACGGAGTGGTCCGAGGGACACGGCCGGACCTGTATGGCCGGGAGGCGCCTGCTGTCGTCGGGAAGTCCCGCCGAGACGCACGGGCAGACTCGCACGCGATGGGTACCTGATCTTGTATGGGTGACATTCTCGTGGGCACGTGCTCGTGGACCGACCCGGCGCTGGTGCGCAGCGGCTGGTTTCCGACGGGACAGCGAGACGCCGAGGGGCGGCTGCGTTACTACGCCGGCCGGTTTCCGGTCGTCGAGGCGGACGCGTCGTACTACGCCCTGCCACAAGAGCGCGTCAGCCGCCTGTGGGTGGAGCGGACGCCGGACG
This region includes:
- a CDS encoding ANTAR domain-containing protein is translated as MTLTPEKLAVLFAELMELAATDPLDTQRVLRTCTRSGRRIYGSHGALVRYRPCGGSAGQTDGTSTALQDLAADALAWNEGPGHDAQAEGCPLVDVDVTDPGAHALWPRWAPRATALRYGRVTALPLAAHGSPVGALVLLGAPGSAPADEQLLACVHSLASITAHALSLQQKTLESRAQAAQLQGALTSRVLIEQAKGALAARHGLTTEEAFQLLRQYARSHRRKAAEVARDVIDGRIDLSGQADTEWSE